A genomic stretch from Leptotrichia sp. HSP-536 includes:
- a CDS encoding YraN family protein, which yields MNKREIGFKYENVAKKYLILQGLTFVESNFYTRFGEIDLIFFEKKSQTLVFVEVKYRKNDFFGSAIEMVTEEKQNKILASSQIYLLKKNWDKNVRYDIIGLNRGFDKIEWLKNAF from the coding sequence ATGAATAAAAGGGAAATTGGGTTTAAGTATGAGAATGTGGCGAAGAAATATTTGATTTTGCAAGGACTTACGTTTGTTGAGAGTAATTTTTATACCAGGTTTGGGGAGATTGATTTGATTTTTTTTGAAAAGAAGAGTCAGACGCTGGTATTTGTGGAGGTCAAATATCGGAAGAATGATTTTTTTGGATCGGCGATTGAGATGGTGACGGAAGAGAAGCAGAATAAGATTCTTGCCAGTTCGCAGATTTATCTTTTGAAAAAAAATTGGGATAAGAATGTGAGATATGATATTATTGGGTTAAATAGGGGCTTTGATAAAATTGAGTGGTTAAAGAATGCGTTTTGA
- a CDS encoding zinc ribbon domain-containing protein, with translation MRNDEKCCKCGAEIFEIKKVAIPTKKVVGTKIAIDTFYLKICKNCGYTEMYSTKIIQKVEDPVESC, from the coding sequence ATGAGAAATGATGAAAAATGCTGTAAATGTGGAGCAGAAATATTTGAAATAAAAAAAGTGGCAATTCCAACAAAGAAAGTAGTCGGAACAAAAATTGCAATTGATACATTTTATTTGAAAATATGTAAAAATTGTGGTTATACGGAAATGTACTCAACTAAAATAATTCAAAAAGTTGAAGATCCAGTCGAAAGCTGCTAA
- a CDS encoding alpha-amylase family glycosyl hydrolase, with amino-acid sequence MSSFKLKLKVLLFLIGSIVSFSGQNEELQKKNDNSENYLISANSTEKADNFENETEEENSIDDEDEIENAEKTNESIKYSQRNDGVIDLNSLVHKENSEFRIPDGNNVKIMLRTKNNDIYSAEIIYDNGKKLMHGIGNYGGNEIFMAEIPNSVSSYYFILTDDKTKYYMGKNISKDSKNIKKFEYSRPDKLTHIPEWAKGSVGYQIYIDSFRNGDVDNDAIFNEFGTDDFSEPTGEIRSGTSKKELVLAYWGGKEKPQFSLNEWNSNYEEKNEWEENTLNDVQNYTRYYGGDLEGVIEKLDYIKNLGVEYIILSSPFYSLSNHKYDTIYFNHVDPYFGSMEQTGTVKGLDIQAKVHNNNGDMELNLLIFNPETDKNLLNEDLRDTRTWVWTDSDLQLASLVKIAHQKGLKVVLEVAPDITSNRFFALNNKEFSNWYMKDTVLDLSNPEVRYYFENSMKKWILGPDEKFKKEIYDDGIDGIRYVYYDDKNKEYIVNITENLKKYKPDLLITGEISNNITKDIEDGVYDSGADYNIVNNIIKYTVNTNPNYRIDGVEFATKLNEIYNRYSSARFNMTQVFIGSLDTDRIFSGMINPNRVYDRNNQSDQGYLNIRPDLYDGTAVSKVKRVVSMQMMLPATPIIYYGDEKGMWGADSPRNRKPMLWEDYAPYEPETDNISKYKDRLRSFPNSVEVNEVQKWISYPVNSNSDIENHYRALLKIRKEHKNLFKNGKLRILEVYSDPKTKGRIDSEITAYLADQNRRAKLYQGRDFTPARPNTDFISYEISAGNESMIIVVNNGADEYPLSLQVPKLFGFYRNQLNLKENYAISDKKIQINVKPYEVKVLYSNAKNMFDSFRQNKN; translated from the coding sequence ATGAGTTCGTTTAAATTGAAACTGAAAGTTTTACTGTTTTTAATAGGTTCAATTGTTTCATTTTCTGGACAGAATGAAGAATTGCAGAAAAAGAACGATAATTCAGAAAATTATTTGATTAGTGCAAATAGTACAGAAAAAGCAGATAATTTTGAAAATGAAACTGAAGAAGAAAACAGTATTGATGATGAAGATGAAATAGAAAATGCTGAAAAAACAAATGAATCAATTAAATATAGTCAAAGAAATGATGGAGTCATTGATTTAAATTCGCTGGTTCATAAGGAAAATTCTGAATTCAGGATACCTGATGGAAATAATGTAAAAATTATGTTAAGAACCAAAAATAATGATATTTATTCTGCGGAAATTATTTATGACAATGGAAAAAAGTTGATGCATGGAATTGGAAATTATGGTGGAAATGAAATCTTTATGGCAGAAATTCCAAATAGTGTTTCAAGCTACTATTTTATTCTTACAGATGACAAGACAAAGTACTACATGGGGAAAAATATTTCAAAAGATTCTAAAAATATAAAAAAATTTGAATATTCACGTCCTGATAAGTTGACACATATTCCAGAATGGGCAAAAGGTTCCGTTGGGTACCAAATTTATATCGATTCATTTAGAAATGGCGATGTGGATAATGATGCGATTTTTAATGAATTTGGGACAGATGACTTTTCAGAGCCGACTGGAGAAATCCGTTCAGGAACATCTAAAAAAGAATTAGTTCTGGCATACTGGGGCGGAAAGGAAAAACCCCAGTTTTCATTAAATGAATGGAACAGTAATTATGAGGAAAAAAATGAATGGGAAGAAAATACGTTAAATGATGTACAGAATTATACACGTTATTACGGTGGAGATTTGGAAGGAGTTATTGAAAAATTAGATTATATTAAAAATTTAGGTGTGGAATATATAATTTTATCATCACCATTTTATTCGCTTTCAAATCATAAATACGATACGATTTATTTTAATCACGTTGACCCGTATTTTGGAAGTATGGAACAGACTGGAACAGTAAAAGGGCTTGATATACAGGCAAAAGTTCACAATAATAATGGGGATATGGAACTGAATTTGCTTATTTTCAATCCTGAAACTGATAAAAACTTGCTTAATGAAGATTTGCGGGATACAAGAACGTGGGTCTGGACAGATTCCGACCTGCAATTGGCAAGCCTTGTTAAAATAGCGCATCAGAAAGGTCTGAAAGTAGTTCTGGAAGTAGCTCCAGATATTACTTCAAACAGATTTTTTGCTCTAAATAATAAAGAGTTTTCAAACTGGTATATGAAAGATACTGTATTAGATTTAAGCAATCCAGAAGTTAGATATTATTTTGAAAATTCAATGAAAAAGTGGATTTTAGGGCCTGATGAGAAATTTAAGAAAGAAATCTATGATGATGGAATTGATGGAATCCGTTATGTTTATTATGACGACAAGAATAAGGAATACATTGTAAACATTACTGAAAATTTGAAAAAATATAAGCCTGATTTGTTAATTACAGGAGAAATTTCAAATAATATTACAAAAGATATTGAAGATGGAGTTTATGACAGTGGTGCAGATTACAATATTGTCAATAATATCATAAAATATACAGTAAATACTAATCCAAATTACCGTATCGACGGAGTAGAATTTGCAACAAAATTAAATGAAATCTACAATAGATATTCAAGTGCTCGTTTTAATATGACGCAAGTGTTTATAGGTTCGCTTGATACAGATAGAATTTTTAGCGGAATGATAAATCCAAATAGAGTTTATGACAGAAATAATCAGTCAGATCAAGGATACTTGAACATAAGACCTGATTTATATGATGGAACAGCAGTAAGCAAGGTAAAAAGAGTAGTTTCAATGCAAATGATGCTGCCTGCCACGCCAATTATCTATTATGGAGATGAAAAAGGAATGTGGGGAGCTGATTCTCCTAGAAATAGAAAGCCTATGTTATGGGAGGATTATGCACCTTATGAGCCAGAAACAGATAATATTAGCAAATATAAGGATAGACTTAGAAGCTTTCCAAATTCTGTTGAAGTGAATGAAGTTCAAAAATGGATTTCGTATCCTGTAAACAGTAATTCAGATATTGAAAATCATTATAGGGCATTACTGAAAATAAGAAAAGAACATAAAAATTTATTTAAAAATGGAAAATTAAGAATCCTAGAAGTTTATAGCGATCCAAAAACAAAAGGACGTATTGATTCAGAAATAACAGCCTATTTAGCTGACCAGAACAGACGTGCAAAACTATATCAGGGACGTGATTTCACGCCTGCAAGACCAAATACGGACTTTATTTCCTATGAAATTTCAGCAGGAAATGAATCAATGATAATTGTTGTAAATAATGGTGCAGATGAATACCCATTATCATTGCAAGTACCAAAATTATTTGGATTTTATCGAAATCAGCTAAATTTAAAGGAAAATTATGCAATTTCTGATAAAAAAATTCAAATTAACGTAAAACCTTATGAAGTCAAGGTTTTATACAGTAATGCAAAAAATATGTTTGATTCATTTAGACAAAATAAAAATTAA
- a CDS encoding ComF family protein: MKIQSKAAKIFTKIIFNFKSVLFRNRDIISGEELVECGIVSKDTKNILKSLKKLRKLNNIYYVWDYNKEFKKLIFSYKYNRKKIMAKLIAELIKDEFYYVLKREKIDIVVSVPISRKRKNERGYNQVDEILNCLKVNYVQIERVKNTKKMAEILDEEERNKNIKGAFRISGNVDFRGKNVLILDDIVTTGATLREIKNSILKQFKNKNIGKENNNNNMRIVVFCLATAREIKVNRGEI; the protein is encoded by the coding sequence TTGAAGATCCAGTCGAAAGCTGCTAAAATTTTTACTAAAATAATATTTAATTTTAAGAGTGTTTTATTTAGAAATCGGGATATAATTTCTGGGGAGGAATTAGTTGAGTGCGGCATTGTATCAAAGGATACAAAAAATATTCTGAAAAGTCTAAAAAAATTACGAAAATTAAATAATATTTATTATGTTTGGGATTACAATAAAGAATTTAAGAAACTTATTTTTTCATATAAATACAATCGAAAAAAAATTATGGCAAAATTAATTGCTGAATTAATAAAGGATGAATTTTATTATGTTTTAAAAAGAGAAAAGATTGATATTGTTGTAAGCGTGCCTATCAGCAGAAAAAGGAAAAATGAGAGAGGATATAATCAGGTTGACGAAATTTTAAATTGTCTGAAAGTAAATTATGTTCAAATTGAGCGAGTTAAAAATACGAAAAAAATGGCTGAAATTTTGGATGAAGAGGAAAGAAATAAAAATATAAAAGGTGCTTTTAGAATTTCTGGAAATGTTGATTTTAGAGGTAAAAATGTTTTGATACTTGATGATATTGTAACGACAGGAGCTACACTTAGGGAAATAAAGAATAGTATTTTAAAGCAATTTAAAAATAAAAATATAGGTAAAGAAAATAATAATAACAATATGAGAATAGTTGTTTTTTGTTTGGCTACGGCTAGGGAAATTAAAGTGAATAGAGGAGAAATATGA